The Candidatus Babeliales bacterium sequence AGCCTGACAAATCAGAAAAACAGTTGTAGATAAAGGGTTTTTTACAAAAAACAAACAATGATGCGTTAAAAAACCTGAGTCTTGCACTGTAAAAAAAGTTTGAAATTTATTGTTTTTGATTTATACTTAAAAAGTGATGTAAATCGTGAGATTATACCAACTTCTTAAGGAGAATACATGTTTAAAAAATTTCGTCCACTCGGAGATTACATCCTTGTAAAACGCGTTGAGAGTGAAGAAAAAACAGCCTTTGGCATTATCATTCCTGATGCTGCAAAAGAGAAGGCACAAACTGGCCTGGTGATCGCTGTGGGGCAAGGACGTTTGCACGAAGGCAAACTTATTCCTCTTGCGGTGAATGTAAACGATACCGTCTATTTTGGTAAGTACGCAGGCACCGATACCGGCGACAATCATCTTATTGTTCGCGAAAGTGACATTCTCGG is a genomic window containing:
- a CDS encoding co-chaperone GroES, translating into MFKKFRPLGDYILVKRVESEEKTAFGIIIPDAAKEKAQTGLVIAVGQGRLHEGKLIPLAVNVNDTVYFGKYAGTDTGDNHLIVRESDILGIIEE